The segment TCGAATCCGGTGAAACAAGTGGCCTGTGTGTAGTGTCTAACATATCGCCAACACGTAATAACAGTTTTTTGCCCAATGCACCACCAGGATGGTATTTGGCAAAATCTTCTGCAGTAAAGTTTTTCATTTCCATCAGGCAAACCGCAATCGCATCACCCATTACCAATTGGGCTGTGGTGCTATTGGTCGGAGCCAGATTAATTGGGCAAGCTTCGGTTTCGACATACGTATTCAAAACAAAATCGGCTTCCTTTCCTAAAAAGGAAGTCGTATTTCCGGTAATGGCAATTAGTCTATTTCCGAATCGTTTTAGCAACGGAACCAAAACCTTAATCTCAGGACTGTTGCCACTTTTTGAAATGCAAATCACAACATCGCCAGGTTGCACCATGCCTAAATCGCCGTGAATTGCTTCTGAAGCATGAAGAAAAAGGGAAGGAGTTCCGGTTGAGTTTAAAGTCGCCACAATCTTTTGGGCTATGATAGCACTTTTACCAATTCCGGTTACAACTAAACGACCTTTTGAATTGTAAATGATTTCGACCGCATTTACAAAATTGTCATCTAAAAATTGGGTTAGCTTGGCTATAGATTCACTTTCAGACAAAATTGTCTTTTTAGCAGAAGCAAGAATGTTTTCTTTATTTATCAAAATTGTAACAATATAAAATTTGTATGTATAAAAGAAAGTCTTATCTTTATGTTTGCAAATTTATGTAAAAATACCATTAACAGAGAATGAATTTAAACGAAATTGACATTCACAAAGAATTAAAAAAATATTTTGGTTTCAACCAATTTAAAGGATTACAAGAACAAGTTATAAAAAGTATTATTACTCGAAATAATACTTTTGTTATAATGCCTACAGGTGGCGGAAAGTCATTGTGTTATCAGTTGCCTGCTTTGATTCAGGAAGGAACCGCAATCGTGGTTTCGCCGCTTATTGCTTTAATGAAAAATCAAGTGGATGCGATACGAAGTTTGTCTTCTGAAAATGGTATCGCTCATGTGTTGAATTCGTCTCTTACCAAAACAGAAATTAATCAAGTTAAAAAAGATATTACCTCAGGAGTTACCAAATTATTATACGTAGCCCCGGAATCACTAACCAAAGAAGAGTATGTAGAATTTCTTCAAAATGTAAAAATCTCTTTTGTTGCCATAGACGAAGCACACTGTATTTCAGAATGGGGACATGATTTCAGACCAGAATATCGAAATTTAAAAGCCATTATCAAACTAATTGGAGATGTTCCGGTTATTGGTTTGACCGCAACGGCGACTCCAAAAGTGCAGGAAGACATTCTTAAAAATCTGGATATGTCAGATGCAGTCACTTTTAAGGCATCCTTCAATCGTCCTAATTTATTTTATGAAGTACGTACCAAAACAAAAAATATAGAATCGGATATCATTCGTTTTATAAAACAACATAAAGGAAAATCCGGAATTATATATTGTTTGAGCCGGAAGAAGGTTGAAGAAATTGCAGAAGTATTGCAGGTAAACGGAATTTCTGCTGTACCGTATCACGCAGGTTTGGATGCTAAAACCAGAGCCAAACATCAGGACATGTTTCTTATGGAAGATGTTGATGTGGTCGTAGCCACCATAGCATTCGGAATGGGAATCGATAAACCGGACGTTCGTTTTGTAATCCATCATGATATTCCGAAATCACTGGAAAGTTATTATCAGGAAACGGGTCGAGGCGGAAGAGATGGAGGCGAAGGTCATTGTTTGGCTTACTATTCGTATAAAGATGTCGAAAAATTAGAAAAATTCATGTCGGGTAAACCGGTGGCTGAGCAGGAAATTGGGTTTGCTTTGCTACAGGAAGTTGTCGCTTATGCTGAAACTTCGATGTCCCGTCGTAAATTCTTATTGCATTATTTCGGAGAAGAATTTGACAGCGAAACTGGTGAAGGTGCCGATATGGATGACAATGTCCGCAATCCGAAAACAAAAATCGAAGCACAGGATCAAGTCAAGTTGCTTTTGGAAATTGTTAGAGACACTAAGCATTTGTATAAATCAAAAGAAATATGCTTTACGCTTATCGGAAGAGTGAATGCTATGATTAAGGCGCACAGAACCGATTCGCAAACTTTTTTTGGAAAGGGAAGCAAATTCGAAGAGCGTTATTGGATGGCATTGATTCGACAAGTGCTGGTTGCAGGTCT is part of the Flavobacterium sangjuense genome and harbors:
- the recQ gene encoding DNA helicase RecQ; its protein translation is MNLNEIDIHKELKKYFGFNQFKGLQEQVIKSIITRNNTFVIMPTGGGKSLCYQLPALIQEGTAIVVSPLIALMKNQVDAIRSLSSENGIAHVLNSSLTKTEINQVKKDITSGVTKLLYVAPESLTKEEYVEFLQNVKISFVAIDEAHCISEWGHDFRPEYRNLKAIIKLIGDVPVIGLTATATPKVQEDILKNLDMSDAVTFKASFNRPNLFYEVRTKTKNIESDIIRFIKQHKGKSGIIYCLSRKKVEEIAEVLQVNGISAVPYHAGLDAKTRAKHQDMFLMEDVDVVVATIAFGMGIDKPDVRFVIHHDIPKSLESYYQETGRGGRDGGEGHCLAYYSYKDVEKLEKFMSGKPVAEQEIGFALLQEVVAYAETSMSRRKFLLHYFGEEFDSETGEGADMDDNVRNPKTKIEAQDQVKLLLEIVRDTKHLYKSKEICFTLIGRVNAMIKAHRTDSQTFFGKGSKFEERYWMALIRQVLVAGLLTKDIETYGILKVSEKGHEFIKNPTSFMMSEDHEYNEAEDDAIVTASKAGGTADEALMAMLRELRKKVAKKLGVPPFVVFQDPSLEDMALKYPITIDELTNTHGVGEGKAKKYGKEFVDLIERYVEDNDIIRPDDLVVKSTGANSANKLYIIQNIDRKLSLEDIAKAKGFTMDNLLKEMEQIVYSGTKLNISYWVNEILDEEQQEEIHDYFMESESDKIEDALKEFDGDYDIEELRLMRIKFISEVAN
- a CDS encoding KpsF/GutQ family sugar-phosphate isomerase, producing the protein MINKENILASAKKTILSESESIAKLTQFLDDNFVNAVEIIYNSKGRLVVTGIGKSAIIAQKIVATLNSTGTPSLFLHASEAIHGDLGMVQPGDVVICISKSGNSPEIKVLVPLLKRFGNRLIAITGNTTSFLGKEADFVLNTYVETEACPINLAPTNSTTAQLVMGDAIAVCLMEMKNFTAEDFAKYHPGGALGKKLLLRVGDMLDTTHRPLVSPDSTIKNAIIEISEKRLGVTAVVENNKVIGIITDGDIRRMLNKTENITGLTAQEIMTKKPKTIKSTDMVSDALNILEDFSITQLVVVDNDDYKGVIHLHDILKEGIV